Proteins from a genomic interval of Streptomyces fodineus:
- a CDS encoding nitrate- and nitrite sensing domain-containing protein yields MGTGRPTHVRTRLIVAVAVVAAAVAGAGAPSLLTASQDVGDSQDLVTLAARTQDALALADSLADERDEVTSYIAAGRPKAKAPSEDRSARVDRQVEDLRAETDTPASLRGDLDGIAAVRHDALTGKSTALQAHQAYSTAIIELHRLAEQLADRTPPRAGSGAHALAELDTAVQQSAAARGLLLAALNVPSGTRTVINPVTGLATTTSTASAADRKQRDELAAAAQQARLRADAALADFRATAPKTAVDSYDSTVTGTDVNSAEKYLATLTARPTLADSELTTSTKKLDAALSARVDLMRGAESALYDHRTKDLARLRDDDVTALEIRIAVLGALMLVAVGLATAMARTLTRPLSVLRRGSARLSESEDPTTQEPITFTGRNDEFAEVVRSVNALHAHAVALREQTVAAGERVATLETDRKHLVGQRQKMADAREALQAELSQAADRLQRLRTTIGGTFVNLSLRTLGLVERQLAVIEGLEEREHDPDRLATLFKLDHFATVMRRHSENLLVLAGAEHVQQHHGPVPLVDVVRAGVSEIERYERVRIAALPPHVHVAGFAADDLSHLLAELMENATSFSPPDLPVEVSGWLLESGEVMLTVQDEGIGMATERLDRLNTRLTGFDPEAPYDEEGDAGLGLGLYVVARLAHRHGVRVRLREQKQGGIAAVAVLPSTLLTEAPPTALPAQPASTFSLPGADAEVNSNVLHARPKHPDPLVALAEEATRGVPAPGDSAQAGAPASGGSAEARGSVPGGSAVGGASASGGSVDEGGSGAGRAPASGGSVDEGASASGGQAVGAASHSGGPSVGAASVSAASVEGVAPASGGSEEGRGSVSGGSAGESASVDGRGLVPGDSPVRAASDSSGDRDGVGAPAGDVSAVASDGPAGPVDPVDPALPTVPAREAASRFGGLPEEVSHTRLGAEAEGGSGGSAGEGGGVAFVGPAGEAEGGSGGSVGEGGGVAFEGPAGEAKSGYRGSAGEDDGVAFGRSAEGAVPDVLGERAGQAVPEAFGGPAGPAVPDARVGRDGGVAQPAVHEQADPGAQDTETRPKAPAETFAETTMELLLPDLTADAADGGRAPRGAPAPDHASPPEGEALAEPEEQLTSKGLPKRTPKITVPAQTPRRRPGTVDAEALRRRLGGFRSGAEAGYRDVEAEIAERTAGHQRPAGYAHAEETTGGTAEEASS; encoded by the coding sequence GTGGGCACCGGCCGCCCCACCCATGTACGCACCCGGCTGATCGTCGCCGTCGCCGTGGTGGCCGCGGCCGTCGCGGGAGCCGGCGCGCCCTCCCTGCTCACCGCCTCCCAGGACGTCGGCGACTCCCAGGACCTGGTGACGCTGGCCGCCCGCACCCAGGACGCCCTCGCCCTCGCGGACTCCCTCGCCGACGAGCGCGACGAGGTCACCTCCTACATCGCCGCGGGCCGCCCCAAGGCCAAGGCCCCGTCCGAGGACCGCAGCGCCCGTGTGGACCGGCAGGTCGAGGACCTGCGCGCCGAGACCGACACCCCGGCGAGCCTGCGCGGCGACCTCGACGGCATAGCAGCCGTCCGCCACGACGCCCTCACCGGCAAGAGCACCGCCCTCCAGGCCCACCAGGCGTACTCCACGGCCATCATCGAACTGCACCGGCTCGCCGAGCAGCTGGCCGACCGGACACCCCCGCGGGCCGGCTCCGGCGCCCACGCGCTCGCCGAACTGGACACCGCCGTGCAGCAGTCCGCCGCCGCCCGCGGTCTGCTGCTCGCCGCGCTGAACGTGCCGTCCGGCACCCGGACGGTGATCAACCCCGTCACCGGCCTCGCCACCACGACCTCCACGGCCTCCGCGGCCGACCGGAAACAGCGCGACGAACTGGCCGCCGCCGCCCAGCAGGCCCGGCTGCGCGCCGACGCGGCCCTCGCCGACTTCCGCGCGACCGCCCCCAAGACGGCCGTCGACTCCTACGACTCCACGGTCACCGGCACCGATGTCAACTCGGCGGAGAAGTACCTGGCCACGCTCACCGCCCGGCCGACGCTGGCCGACAGCGAGCTGACCACCAGCACCAAGAAGCTGGACGCGGCCCTGTCCGCACGCGTCGACCTCATGCGCGGCGCGGAATCCGCCCTCTACGACCACCGCACCAAGGACCTGGCCAGGCTCCGCGACGACGACGTCACCGCCCTGGAGATCCGCATCGCGGTGCTCGGCGCCCTGATGCTGGTCGCCGTCGGCCTCGCCACGGCCATGGCCCGCACCCTGACGCGCCCCCTGTCGGTGCTGCGCCGGGGCTCGGCACGCCTGTCGGAGTCCGAGGACCCGACGACCCAGGAGCCGATCACCTTCACCGGCCGCAACGACGAGTTCGCCGAGGTCGTCCGCTCGGTGAACGCCCTGCACGCGCACGCGGTCGCCCTGCGCGAGCAGACCGTGGCCGCGGGCGAGCGGGTCGCCACCCTGGAGACCGACCGCAAACACCTGGTCGGCCAGCGCCAGAAGATGGCCGACGCCCGCGAGGCCCTGCAGGCCGAGCTCAGCCAGGCCGCCGACCGGCTCCAGCGGCTGCGCACCACCATCGGCGGCACGTTCGTGAACCTCTCGCTGCGCACCCTCGGCCTGGTCGAACGCCAGCTCGCCGTCATCGAGGGCCTGGAGGAGCGCGAGCACGATCCCGACCGCCTCGCCACGCTCTTCAAGCTGGACCACTTCGCCACGGTCATGCGCCGCCACAGCGAGAACCTCCTGGTCCTGGCCGGCGCCGAGCACGTCCAGCAGCACCACGGCCCGGTTCCGCTGGTCGACGTGGTCCGGGCGGGCGTCAGCGAGATCGAGCGCTACGAACGCGTCCGCATCGCGGCCCTGCCCCCGCATGTCCACGTGGCGGGCTTCGCGGCCGACGACCTCTCCCATCTGCTGGCCGAGTTGATGGAGAACGCCACGTCGTTCTCCCCGCCGGACCTGCCCGTGGAGGTCTCCGGCTGGCTCCTGGAGTCCGGCGAGGTCATGCTCACCGTCCAGGACGAGGGCATCGGCATGGCGACCGAGCGCCTGGACCGCCTCAACACCCGCCTGACCGGCTTCGACCCCGAGGCGCCGTACGACGAGGAGGGCGACGCGGGTCTCGGCCTCGGCCTGTACGTCGTCGCCCGCCTCGCCCACCGCCACGGCGTCCGGGTACGGCTGCGCGAGCAGAAGCAGGGCGGCATCGCGGCGGTGGCCGTCCTGCCGTCCACCCTCCTCACCGAGGCCCCACCGACCGCCCTCCCTGCACAGCCCGCGTCCACCTTCTCCCTCCCCGGCGCCGACGCGGAGGTCAACTCCAACGTCCTCCACGCCCGCCCCAAGCACCCGGATCCCCTGGTGGCTTTGGCGGAGGAGGCGACTCGGGGGGTGCCTGCCCCGGGCGATTCCGCGCAGGCCGGCGCTCCGGCCTCCGGCGGTTCGGCGGAGGCACGCGGCTCGGTTCCGGGCGGCTCGGCTGTGGGGGGTGCTTCGGCCTCCGGCGGTTCGGTGGACGAGGGTGGCTCGGGGGCGGGGCGTGCTCCGGCTTCGGGCGGTTCGGTGGACGAGGGCGCCTCGGCTTCCGGTGGTCAGGCGGTGGGGGCGGCCTCGCACTCTGGCGGTCCGTCCGTGGGGGCTGCTTCGGTCTCCGCCGCGTCGGTGGAGGGTGTTGCCCCTGCCTCCGGCGGTTCGGAGGAGGGGCGCGGCTCGGTCTCGGGTGGCTCGGCGGGTGAGAGCGCTTCGGTGGACGGGCGTGGCTTGGTCCCCGGCGATTCCCCCGTGCGGGCTGCCTCTGACAGCTCGGGCGACCGGGACGGCGTCGGCGCTCCAGCCGGAGATGTGTCTGCGGTCGCCTCCGACGGTCCGGCCGGACCGGTTGATCCGGTTGATCCAGCCCTGCCGACCGTTCCGGCGAGGGAGGCCGCGAGCCGCTTCGGTGGCCTGCCGGAGGAGGTCTCCCACACCCGACTCGGCGCTGAGGCCGAGGGTGGATCCGGCGGGTCGGCCGGTGAGGGCGGTGGAGTTGCCTTCGTAGGTCCGGCCGGTGAGGCCGAGGGCGGATCCGGCGGGTCGGTCGGTGAGGGCGGTGGAGTTGCCTTCGAAGGTCCGGCCGGTGAGGCCAAGAGTGGATACCGCGGATCGGCCGGTGAGGACGACGGCGTCGCCTTCGGCAGGTCGGCCGAGGGCGCGGTGCCGGATGTCCTTGGCGAGCGGGCCGGGCAGGCGGTGCCGGAGGCCTTCGGTGGGCCGGCCGGGCCGGCGGTGCCGGACGCGCGCGTCGGTCGGGACGGTGGCGTGGCGCAGCCGGCCGTTCACGAGCAGGCCGACCCGGGTGCCCAGGACACGGAGACCCGCCCGAAGGCCCCGGCGGAGACGTTCGCCGAGACGACGATGGAGCTGTTGCTCCCGGACCTCACGGCGGACGCCGCCGACGGTGGACGCGCTCCACGGGGGGCACCCGCACCCGACCACGCAAGTCCCCCCGAAGGCGAAGCCTTGGCGGAGCCCGAGGAGCAGCTCACCAGCAAGGGCCTCCCCAAGCGCACACCCAAGATCACCGTGCCGGCCCAGACCCCGCGCCGCCGCCCCGGGACCGTCGACGCCGAGGCCCTCCGCAGGAGGCTCGGCGGGTTCCGCAGCGGGGCGGAGGCCGGCTACCGGGACGTAGAGGCGGAGATCGCCGAACGGACGGCCGGCCACCAGCGCCCGGCCGGCTACGCACACGCCGAAGAAACCACGGGGGGTACAGCCGAGGAGGCAAGCAGTTGA
- a CDS encoding protein phosphatase 2C domain-containing protein, translating to MRTDLVSEPGDPNRPNEDFAGVGLPASGQGGCVIVLDGVTPPRGATGCLHSVPWFTARLGGALTELTVSGRDLTLPDILSRAIERTAEAHAATCELSHPRTPQATVALARWSPDTVEYLVLSDSALLLRGPDGTVTPVLDDRMARLPRSALATDALVDATLRNKEGGFFTAAADPSVAARAVAGTLPRREVCALAALTDGATRWTEKFHEGDWRALFELVAKEGARSLVDRVRELETTDRETRTFLRRSKTHDDATVVYVEL from the coding sequence ATGCGAACTGATCTCGTTTCGGAACCCGGCGACCCGAACCGCCCCAACGAGGACTTCGCCGGCGTCGGACTACCCGCCTCCGGGCAGGGCGGTTGCGTGATCGTCCTCGACGGCGTGACCCCGCCACGGGGCGCGACGGGGTGTCTGCATTCCGTCCCCTGGTTCACCGCGCGACTCGGCGGCGCACTGACCGAACTGACCGTTTCCGGGCGAGATCTGACGCTCCCGGATATTCTCTCGCGGGCCATCGAACGCACCGCCGAGGCCCACGCCGCGACCTGTGAGCTTTCTCACCCACGAACCCCCCAGGCGACCGTCGCCCTGGCCCGCTGGTCCCCCGACACGGTCGAGTACCTGGTGCTGTCCGACTCCGCGCTGCTGCTGCGGGGCCCCGACGGGACGGTCACCCCGGTGCTGGACGACCGGATGGCCCGGCTCCCGCGCTCCGCGCTCGCCACCGACGCCCTGGTGGACGCCACCCTGCGCAACAAGGAGGGCGGCTTCTTCACGGCCGCCGCCGATCCCTCGGTGGCGGCCCGCGCGGTGGCCGGCACCCTGCCCCGTCGCGAGGTCTGCGCCCTGGCCGCGCTGACGGACGGCGCGACCCGCTGGACGGAGAAGTTCCACGAGGGCGACTGGCGGGCCCTGTTCGAGCTGGTCGCGAAGGAGGGCGCCCGGTCGCTGGTGGACCGGGTGCGGGAGCTGGAGACGACGGACCGGGAGACGCGGACGTTCCTGCGGCGGAGCAAGACGCACGACGACGCCACGGTGGTGTACGTCGAGCTGTGA
- a CDS encoding MarR family winged helix-turn-helix transcriptional regulator — protein MHEDGNGDAHRGAQKMTPSGADREFLALERELTVLLRRARANQGEMAREVHPDLESSAYGLLIRLDECGGRRATELAAYIGVGKATMSRQLRALEELGLIAREPDPADGRAWLVTLTDEGRSRVGKVREARRARYVRQLAHWDRREVAELARLLNQLNGVMEK, from the coding sequence GTGCACGAGGACGGAAACGGCGACGCACATCGCGGCGCCCAGAAGATGACGCCCAGTGGTGCGGACCGGGAATTCCTGGCACTGGAGCGGGAGTTGACCGTGCTGCTGCGGCGTGCCCGGGCCAACCAGGGCGAGATGGCCCGCGAGGTCCATCCCGACCTGGAGTCCTCCGCGTACGGCCTGCTCATCCGCCTGGACGAATGCGGCGGCCGGCGGGCCACGGAGCTCGCCGCCTACATCGGCGTCGGCAAGGCCACCATGTCCCGCCAGCTGCGCGCCCTGGAGGAGCTCGGCCTGATCGCCCGCGAACCCGACCCCGCCGACGGCCGCGCCTGGCTCGTCACCCTGACCGACGAGGGGCGCAGCCGGGTCGGCAAGGTCCGCGAGGCGCGCCGCGCCCGATACGTCAGGCAGCTCGCCCACTGGGACCGCCGCGAGGTCGCCGAACTGGCCCGGCTGCTGAACCAGTTGAACGGGGTCATGGAGAAGTAG
- a CDS encoding lysozyme, translating to MPVHRPGSDRPIRPRPLAVLVTALLTALSLALPLTSAHAATKPSRGSAHMGMGVLAHDGRHGTLTSGSVTQTEGVDVAGYQGNVAWSTLWSSGVRWAYTKATEGTYYTNPYFAQQYNGSYNVGMIRGAYHFATPDTTSGATQASYFAGHGGGWSRDGKTLPGALDIEWNPYGAACYGKTASQLVGWIADFLATYKSLTGRDAVIYTATSWWTQCTGDYGGFAANNPLWIARYASDPGTLPAGWSYYTMWQYTSSGPTVGDHDEFNGALDRVQALANG from the coding sequence ATGCCCGTGCACAGACCCGGCTCCGACCGTCCCATCCGCCCGCGCCCCCTCGCCGTCCTCGTCACGGCCCTGCTCACGGCGCTCTCCCTCGCCCTCCCCCTCACCTCCGCCCACGCCGCGACCAAGCCCAGCCGCGGCTCCGCCCACATGGGCATGGGCGTCCTCGCCCACGACGGACGGCACGGCACCCTCACCTCCGGCAGCGTCACCCAGACCGAGGGCGTGGACGTCGCCGGCTACCAGGGCAACGTCGCCTGGTCGACCCTGTGGAGCAGCGGGGTCAGGTGGGCGTACACCAAGGCCACGGAAGGCACGTACTACACGAACCCGTACTTCGCCCAGCAGTACAACGGTTCGTACAACGTGGGCATGATCCGCGGCGCCTACCACTTCGCGACCCCGGACACCACCAGCGGGGCCACCCAGGCGAGCTACTTCGCCGGCCACGGCGGCGGCTGGTCCAGGGACGGCAAGACCCTGCCGGGCGCGCTCGACATCGAGTGGAACCCCTACGGGGCCGCCTGCTACGGCAAGACCGCGAGCCAGCTGGTCGGCTGGATCGCCGACTTCCTGGCCACCTACAAGTCCCTCACCGGCCGGGACGCCGTGATCTACACGGCGACCAGCTGGTGGACCCAGTGCACCGGCGACTACGGCGGCTTCGCGGCGAACAACCCGCTGTGGATCGCCCGGTACGCCTCGGACCCGGGGACGCTGCCGGCCGGCTGGTCGTACTACACGATGTGGCAGTACACCTCCTCCGGTCCGACCGTCGGCGACCACGACGAGTTCAACGGTGCCCTGGACCGGGTGCAGGCGCTGGCCAACGGCTAG
- a CDS encoding response regulator transcription factor: protein MTGTTPTLTGRELETLRHIAAGRTHLQAAHAMGVSRHTVDTYLRRIRAKLGHTSTAELTRIAISLGL from the coding sequence ATGACCGGCACGACCCCGACGCTGACCGGCCGCGAGCTGGAGACGCTCCGGCATATCGCGGCGGGCCGCACCCATCTCCAGGCGGCCCACGCCATGGGCGTCTCCCGGCACACGGTGGACACCTATCTGCGCCGCATCCGCGCCAAGCTCGGCCACACGAGCACGGCCGAGCTGACGCGGATCGCGATCTCCCTGGGGCTGTGA
- a CDS encoding ATP-binding SpoIIE family protein phosphatase, with amino-acid sequence MERQSTYTATATIDEQGILTSWSEGAERLLGYDSPAVVGRPATALLAADGSAARRIVAGRDRWNGTVPLLHRDGRRLELGVLAHRRTSDTGVTDWLVVSAVTARAQPPRGEPLEEWTFLQSPFPLAIFDADLRLVRANRRMEHALALPEAAMRGLRLPHIVPGAASEEADRSMRLALESGRPQEARARLGPQLGRGAVLTPLKDAGGQVRAVCLSAEAPAEDSAGRRRPSAESGPHVGTAADQARAAQELSEVTVPRLADVIAVDLLDSPREADDERSARPGPVVLRRAALRTIPDGEGSAYGTGVGEAIVCPVDSPPVQCLTAGRPLLYDTTDPLLAEWATVDPGAAWLRASGARSLLAVPLLVQGSTLGVALFGRRPGRERFGPEDLRLAQEFTARAAAGIRQARGYARARTTTMALQQSLLPHTLPDQAALEIATRYLPAATRAGVGGDWFDVIRLSGARVALIVGDVVGHGIRASATMGRLRTAVRTLADVDLPADELLTHLDDLVLRLAADEGSSDPAAETAGGIGTTCLYAVYDPVARRCTLARAGHPPPAVVSPDGAVSFLDVPAGPPLGLGGLPFEAIETDLPEGSLLVLYTDGLLEAREHDIDEALDKMFAALGRPAKSLDAVCDHVITALLTHRPDDDIALLVARTRGLHEDRVASWELANEPTAVAGARRLVDDQLFTWGLAEAVFTTELMVSELVTNAIRYGRPPIRLRLIHQDSTLICEVYDSSGTTPHMRRARIFDEGGRGLLLVAQLADRWGTRHDRIGKTVWAEQSLAER; translated from the coding sequence ATGGAGCGACAGTCGACGTACACGGCCACGGCCACCATCGATGAGCAGGGCATCCTCACCAGCTGGAGCGAAGGCGCGGAGCGGCTGCTCGGCTACGACTCGCCGGCCGTCGTCGGACGGCCCGCCACCGCGCTGCTCGCCGCCGACGGCTCGGCGGCCCGCCGGATCGTCGCCGGACGGGACCGCTGGAACGGCACGGTCCCGCTGCTGCACCGCGACGGCCGGCGGCTGGAGCTGGGTGTCCTCGCGCACCGCCGGACCTCGGACACCGGCGTCACCGACTGGCTCGTGGTGAGCGCCGTGACGGCCCGGGCGCAGCCGCCGCGGGGCGAACCGCTGGAGGAGTGGACATTTCTGCAGTCCCCCTTCCCGCTGGCGATCTTCGACGCCGATCTGCGGCTCGTACGCGCCAACCGCCGCATGGAGCACGCCCTCGCGCTGCCCGAGGCCGCGATGCGCGGGCTGCGGCTGCCGCACATCGTGCCCGGCGCCGCGAGCGAGGAGGCCGACCGGTCGATGCGGCTCGCGCTGGAGTCGGGCCGGCCGCAGGAGGCCCGGGCCCGGCTCGGCCCGCAGCTGGGCCGCGGCGCCGTCCTGACGCCGCTGAAGGACGCCGGTGGCCAGGTGCGCGCCGTCTGTCTGTCCGCCGAGGCACCCGCCGAGGACTCCGCCGGCCGGCGGCGCCCGTCGGCCGAGAGCGGCCCGCACGTCGGCACGGCGGCGGACCAGGCCCGCGCCGCGCAGGAACTCAGCGAGGTCACGGTCCCCCGGCTCGCCGACGTCATAGCCGTCGACCTGCTCGACTCCCCCCGCGAGGCGGACGATGAACGCTCGGCGCGGCCCGGCCCGGTGGTGCTGCGCCGCGCCGCCCTGCGCACCATCCCGGACGGCGAGGGGTCGGCCTACGGCACCGGGGTGGGCGAGGCGATCGTCTGCCCGGTGGACTCCCCTCCGGTCCAGTGCCTGACCGCGGGCCGGCCCCTTCTGTACGACACGACGGACCCGCTTCTCGCCGAGTGGGCGACGGTGGACCCGGGCGCGGCATGGCTGCGCGCGTCCGGGGCGCGCTCGCTGCTGGCGGTGCCGCTGCTCGTCCAGGGCAGCACGCTCGGGGTGGCGCTGTTCGGCCGGCGCCCCGGCCGGGAGCGGTTCGGCCCGGAGGATCTACGGCTGGCCCAGGAGTTCACGGCCAGGGCGGCGGCCGGCATCCGGCAGGCCCGGGGCTACGCGCGGGCCCGGACCACGACCATGGCGCTCCAGCAGAGCCTGCTTCCGCACACGCTGCCCGACCAGGCGGCCCTGGAGATCGCCACCCGCTATCTGCCCGCCGCGACCCGGGCCGGGGTGGGCGGCGACTGGTTCGACGTGATCCGCCTGTCGGGCGCGCGGGTGGCGCTGATCGTGGGCGATGTGGTGGGCCACGGCATCCGCGCCTCGGCCACCATGGGCCGGCTGCGCACGGCGGTGCGCACCCTGGCCGACGTCGATCTGCCGGCCGACGAGCTGCTCACCCACCTCGACGACCTGGTGCTGCGCCTGGCCGCCGACGAGGGCAGCTCGGACCCGGCCGCCGAGACCGCCGGGGGCATCGGCACCACCTGTCTGTACGCGGTCTACGACCCCGTCGCGCGGCGGTGCACCCTGGCCCGGGCCGGGCATCCGCCGCCCGCCGTGGTCAGCCCGGACGGCGCCGTGAGTTTCCTCGACGTGCCTGCGGGGCCGCCGCTCGGGCTCGGCGGGCTGCCCTTCGAGGCCATCGAGACCGACCTGCCCGAGGGCAGCCTGCTCGTTCTCTACACCGACGGGCTGCTCGAGGCCCGCGAACACGACATCGACGAGGCCCTGGACAAGATGTTCGCCGCGCTCGGCCGGCCCGCGAAGTCGCTGGACGCGGTCTGCGACCATGTGATCACCGCGCTGCTGACCCATCGCCCCGACGACGACATCGCCCTGCTCGTCGCCCGCACCCGGGGCCTGCACGAGGACCGGGTGGCCTCCTGGGAGCTGGCGAACGAACCCACCGCCGTCGCCGGCGCCCGCCGGCTCGTCGACGACCAGCTGTTCACGTGGGGCCTGGCGGAGGCCGTCTTCACGACCGAGCTGATGGTCAGCGAGCTGGTCACCAACGCCATCCGCTACGGCCGCCCGCCCATCCGGCTCCGGCTGATCCACCAGGACTCGACCCTGATCTGCGAGGTGTACGACTCCAGCGGCACCACCCCGCACATGCGCCGCGCCCGCATCTTCGACGAGGGCGGCCGGGGCCTGCTGCTGGTCGCCCAGCTGGCCGACCGCTGGGGGACCCGGCACGACCGGATCGGCAAGACGGTGTGGGCGGAGCAGTCCCTGGCCGAGCGCTGA
- a CDS encoding serine/threonine-protein kinase yields MSWPPKSPSGLIGAEIAGYKVERELGRGGMAVVYCARDLRLGRTVALKLLAPEYTRNDAFRRRFAQESRVAAAIEHPNIVPVFEAGEFDGVLYIAMCYVCGHDLRALIDREGPLPVPVVLRIAAQLASALDAAHARDLVHRDVKPGNVLVAKGVDSDHPEHVYLTDFGLAKKSLSLTGFTTAGEFVGTLDYVAPERIAGRPVDGRADQYSLACVVHEVLVGTPPFQREDHLELLWAHQYDPPPLLSKERPDIPAVADDVLQRALAKPPDDRYGSCLEFVAALRTALGGAAPRRRTPTLVDERVGALPDGSADPCGDARGDRAVDARPDPEPPAWAGPVFRGPAESPFNRRIMC; encoded by the coding sequence GTGAGCTGGCCCCCCAAAAGCCCCTCGGGTCTCATCGGGGCCGAGATCGCGGGCTACAAGGTGGAGCGCGAGCTCGGTCGGGGTGGCATGGCCGTCGTCTACTGCGCCCGGGACCTGCGCCTCGGGCGGACGGTAGCCCTCAAACTGCTCGCCCCGGAGTACACGCGCAACGACGCCTTCCGCCGCCGTTTCGCGCAGGAGTCCCGGGTGGCCGCCGCCATCGAGCACCCCAACATCGTCCCCGTCTTCGAGGCCGGCGAATTCGACGGGGTCCTCTACATCGCCATGTGCTACGTCTGCGGGCACGACCTGCGCGCCCTGATCGACCGGGAGGGCCCGCTGCCGGTGCCGGTCGTGCTGCGCATCGCGGCCCAGCTGGCCTCCGCCCTCGACGCGGCCCACGCGCGCGACCTGGTGCACCGGGACGTCAAGCCCGGCAATGTCCTGGTCGCCAAGGGTGTCGACAGTGATCATCCCGAGCACGTCTATCTCACCGACTTCGGGCTGGCGAAGAAGTCGCTGTCGCTCACCGGGTTCACCACCGCGGGCGAGTTCGTCGGCACCCTGGACTACGTCGCGCCCGAGCGGATCGCCGGACGCCCGGTGGACGGCAGGGCCGACCAGTACAGCCTTGCCTGTGTGGTCCACGAGGTGCTCGTCGGCACCCCGCCCTTCCAGCGGGAGGACCACCTGGAACTGCTGTGGGCCCACCAGTACGACCCGCCGCCCCTGCTCAGCAAGGAGCGGCCGGACATCCCGGCGGTCGCCGACGACGTCCTGCAGCGTGCCCTGGCGAAGCCCCCGGACGACCGCTACGGCTCCTGTCTGGAGTTCGTGGCGGCCCTGCGCACCGCCCTCGGCGGGGCGGCTCCCCGCCGGCGTACGCCGACGCTGGTGGACGAGCGGGTGGGTGCCCTGCCGGATGGCTCCGCGGACCCGTGCGGCGATGCCCGCGGCGACAGGGCCGTGGACGCCCGCCCGGATCCGGAGCCGCCGGCCTGGGCCGGACCGGTCTTCCGGGGGCCGGCGGAGAGCCCTTTTAACAGACGAATCATGTGCTGA